One Burkholderiales bacterium genomic window, AGCCTGGACGATGTGGTGCGCGTTCGCTACTACCTGACCGACCGCGAAGACTTCAAGAAACTCGCGCCGCTATTCGGCGAGTTTCTGGGCCAGGCGCGCCCTGCGGCGACCGCGATCGTCTGCGCGCTCGTGGAAGACGCAATGAAGATCGAGATCGAAGTCACCGCGCGCCGTCGCGACCGGACGGTTGTGGCGAGCGGGGCCGATCGCATGAGCCAGCCCGGACGGGCCTGAGTCGCATCGAGGAGAGCATGCCAGATCCCATCGAGTTCTACTTCGATTTTTCTTCGCCCTACGGCTACTTCGGCGCGACCCGCATTTCGGGCATCGCCGCCAGACACGGGCGCCAGGTGGCCTGGAAACCGATCCTGCTCGGCGCCGTGTTCAAGGTGACCGGCATGGGGCCGCTTCCCTCGCTGCCGCTCAAGGGGGACTACAGCCTTCGGGACATACGCCGAGTCTCGCGCCTGTGGCAGATCCCGTTCAACATGCCGAGCAAGTTCCCGATTCCCGGGCAGGCGCCTTCTCGCATCACTTACTGGATGCAAGCCCACCATCCGGCCAGGCAGGAGGCGGCGATCCTCGCCCTGTACCACGCGTACTTCGTCGAAGACCGCGATATCTCCAGCCCCGAAGTGGCCGCCGAGGTGGTCTCGTCCATCGGCGTGGACCGTGCCGCACTGCTCGCAGCGACGCAGGACCCGGCGATGAAAGAAAGGTTGAGACAGGAAGTGGACGCCGCGATCGCCAAGGGCGTGTTCGGCTCGCCTTACATCATCGTGGACGGCGAGCCGTTCTGGGGTTCGGACCGGCTGGAGCACGTGGAACGCTGGCTCGCAACCGGCGGCTGGTGAGTTCCCGTATCCTCGCGGAGGACCGATCCGGTGCCAGAGTATCTGTTGTACGGTTTCGCGCAGTCCGGTAACTCGTACAAGCCGGCCCTCTTTCTCCAACTGGCGGGGGCCGACTGGGCGCCGCGCTTCGTGGACTATTTCAACGGCGAGACCCGCACGCCCGCCTACCGCGCGATCAACGTCATGGGCGAAGTGCCCGTGCTCGAGCACCGCGGCAAGCGCCTGAC contains:
- a CDS encoding RidA family protein, whose product is MSEKRLISSGSSFEKVAGYSRAVVDGDWVFVSGTTGYDYSTMTIAPDLESQARLAFRNIAHALAQAGASLDDVVRVRYYLTDREDFKKLAPLFGEFLGQARPAATAIVCALVEDAMKIEIEVTARRRDRTVVASGADRMSQPGRA
- a CDS encoding 2-hydroxychromene-2-carboxylate isomerase; its protein translation is MPDPIEFYFDFSSPYGYFGATRISGIAARHGRQVAWKPILLGAVFKVTGMGPLPSLPLKGDYSLRDIRRVSRLWQIPFNMPSKFPIPGQAPSRITYWMQAHHPARQEAAILALYHAYFVEDRDISSPEVAAEVVSSIGVDRAALLAATQDPAMKERLRQEVDAAIAKGVFGSPYIIVDGEPFWGSDRLEHVERWLATGGW